A single region of the Raphanus sativus cultivar WK10039 chromosome 1, ASM80110v3, whole genome shotgun sequence genome encodes:
- the LOC108814769 gene encoding uncharacterized protein LOC108814769 isoform X2, which yields MEMQQIWDNSLISSFNSKSISELISWGMIIRATVPLPPSEYDTYADIEAVYECLQTEYGVGQEDLILYGQSVGSGPTLHLASKLPRLRGVVLHSGILSGLRVLCHVKFKFCCDIYSNVNKIKKVKSPVLVIHGTEDDVVNWLHGNRLWKMAKEPYEPLWIKGGGHCNLEIYPDYIRHLYRFIQDMENTTTKSRLKKIWQEIRRRDESKGCCSFKLCRPKCPSCPKPSCACGKCGCCCKCECPSLQGCFSCCKKPSCVGCCCLKFKCCSCFGKPKCPKCSCWKCLKCSESECCRSCCAGCFSWLCCCGGGKRKEMKTGGGEATVAKSEG from the exons ATGGAAATGCAGCAGATTTGGGACAACTCATTGATCTCTTCGTTCAACTCAAAGTCAATCTCCGAGTTAATCTCATGGg GTATGATTATTCGGGCTACGGTGCCTCTACCG CCGAGTGAGTATGATACATATGCGGATATAGAGGCTGTTTACGAGTGTTTGCAGACCGAATATGGTGTTGGACAGGAGGATTTGATCTTGTATGGTCAATCCGTTGGTAGTGGACCGACGCTGCACCTTGCCTCTAAGCTTCCTCGGCTTAGAGGTGTTGTTCTTCATAGCGGCATTCTCTCTGGTCTTCGTGTTCTGTGTCATGTCAAATTCAAGTTTTGTTGTGATATTTATTCG AACGTAAACAAGATCAAGAAGGTCAAAAGCCCTGTTCTTGTCATACAC GGAACAGAGGATGATGTTGTGAATTGGCTTCACGGAAACAGGCTATGGAAAATGGCGAAAGAACCGTATGAACCGCTTTGGATTAAAGGTGGTGGACATTGCAACCTAGAGATCTATCCTGACTACATTAGACATCTCTATCGGTTTATACAAGACATGGAGAATACAACCACTAAGTCTCGTCTTAAGAAGATTTGGCAAGAAATCCGTCGGCGAGATGAGTCCAAAGGATGCTGTAGTTTCAAACTATGTAGACCAAAATGCCCTTCGTGTCCCAAACCTAGTTGCGCTTGCGGCAAATGCGGGTGTTGTTGCAAGTGCGAGTGTCCGTCTTTGCAAGGATGTTTCTCTTGCTGTAAGAAGCCGAGCTGTGTTGGTTGTTGCTGTCTGAAGTTCAAATGCTGCAGCTGCTTTGGGAAGCCTAAATGTCCGAAATGCTCTTGTTGGAAATGTTTAAAGTGCTCCGAGTCTGAGTGTTGTCGGAGTTGTTGTGCCGGTTGTTTTAGCTGGCTCTGTTGTTGCGGCGGAGGGAAGAGGAAGGAGATGAAGACGGGAGGAGGAGAAGCTACGGTGGCCAAGAGTGAAGGGTAA
- the LOC108814769 gene encoding uncharacterized protein LOC108814769 isoform X1, whose product MGCMFSHLAAKFAFFPPSPPTYHLTKNPDGKLSAVSASSSSTFPAAGDSSIDVRVVKTRRGNKVAAFYLRNPNARLTLLYSHGNAADLGQLIDLFVQLKVNLRVNLMGYDYSGYGASTGKPSEYDTYADIEAVYECLQTEYGVGQEDLILYGQSVGSGPTLHLASKLPRLRGVVLHSGILSGLRVLCHVKFKFCCDIYSNVNKIKKVKSPVLVIHGTEDDVVNWLHGNRLWKMAKEPYEPLWIKGGGHCNLEIYPDYIRHLYRFIQDMENTTTKSRLKKIWQEIRRRDESKGCCSFKLCRPKCPSCPKPSCACGKCGCCCKCECPSLQGCFSCCKKPSCVGCCCLKFKCCSCFGKPKCPKCSCWKCLKCSESECCRSCCAGCFSWLCCCGGGKRKEMKTGGGEATVAKSEG is encoded by the exons ATGGGGTGCATGTTCTCTCACCTCGCCGCCAAGTTCGCCTTTTTCCCTCCTTCTCCTCCCACCTACCACCTTACCAAGAACCCCGACGGAAAACTCTCCGCCGTCTccgcttcctcctcctccacttTCCCCGCCGCCGGAGACTCATCTATCGACGTTAGAGTGGTGAAGACGAGACGCGGTAACAAAGTCGCAGCTTTCTACCTGAGAAACCCAAACGCGAGGCTCACACTTCTCTATTCACATGGAAATGCAGCAGATTTGGGACAACTCATTGATCTCTTCGTTCAACTCAAAGTCAATCTCCGAGTTAATCTCATGGg GTATGATTATTCGGGCTACGGTGCCTCTACCGGTAAG CCGAGTGAGTATGATACATATGCGGATATAGAGGCTGTTTACGAGTGTTTGCAGACCGAATATGGTGTTGGACAGGAGGATTTGATCTTGTATGGTCAATCCGTTGGTAGTGGACCGACGCTGCACCTTGCCTCTAAGCTTCCTCGGCTTAGAGGTGTTGTTCTTCATAGCGGCATTCTCTCTGGTCTTCGTGTTCTGTGTCATGTCAAATTCAAGTTTTGTTGTGATATTTATTCG AACGTAAACAAGATCAAGAAGGTCAAAAGCCCTGTTCTTGTCATACAC GGAACAGAGGATGATGTTGTGAATTGGCTTCACGGAAACAGGCTATGGAAAATGGCGAAAGAACCGTATGAACCGCTTTGGATTAAAGGTGGTGGACATTGCAACCTAGAGATCTATCCTGACTACATTAGACATCTCTATCGGTTTATACAAGACATGGAGAATACAACCACTAAGTCTCGTCTTAAGAAGATTTGGCAAGAAATCCGTCGGCGAGATGAGTCCAAAGGATGCTGTAGTTTCAAACTATGTAGACCAAAATGCCCTTCGTGTCCCAAACCTAGTTGCGCTTGCGGCAAATGCGGGTGTTGTTGCAAGTGCGAGTGTCCGTCTTTGCAAGGATGTTTCTCTTGCTGTAAGAAGCCGAGCTGTGTTGGTTGTTGCTGTCTGAAGTTCAAATGCTGCAGCTGCTTTGGGAAGCCTAAATGTCCGAAATGCTCTTGTTGGAAATGTTTAAAGTGCTCCGAGTCTGAGTGTTGTCGGAGTTGTTGTGCCGGTTGTTTTAGCTGGCTCTGTTGTTGCGGCGGAGGGAAGAGGAAGGAGATGAAGACGGGAGGAGGAGAAGCTACGGTGGCCAAGAGTGAAGGGTAA
- the LOC108839737 gene encoding glycerol-3-phosphate acyltransferase, chloroplastic: protein MTLMPLPHSSFVAVAASATVTSSPVLPLASPTVRGFVSFKKLPLRSRCVVVASFVRVRAMSGLVQDKESVLPATTEPNHSRTFLDARTEQDLISGLKKEKEAGRLPPNVASGMEELYWNYKNAVLSSGASRADQTVISNMSVAFDRMLLGVEHPYTFNPYHKAVREPFDYYQFVHTYIRPLIDFKNSYVGNVSLFSELEDKIRQGHNIVFISNHQSEADPAVISLLLEAQCPYIGENIKCVAGDRVITDPLCKPFSMGRNLICVYSKKHMNDDPELVDMKRKANTRSLKEMATLLRSGSQVIWIAPSGGRDRPDPSTGEWFPAPFDSSSVDNMRRLVEHSGAPGHIYPMSLLCYGIMPPPPKVEKEIGEKRLVGFHGTGLSIGPEISFSDVTADCNNPNEAKEAYSQAMYKSVNEQYKTLNSAINQGRGIGASTSTVSLSQPWN from the exons ATGACTCTCATGCCCCTCCCACATTCTTCGTTCGTTGCCGTTGCTGCTAGTGCAACCGTAACTTCCTCCCCTGTGCTTCCGCTCGCTTCTCCCACTGTTCGCGGCTTCGTTTCCTTCAAGAAGCTTCCTCTTCGTTCTCGTTGCGTCGTCGTCGCATCGTTTGTTAGAGTGAGAGCCATGTCTGGGCTTGTTCAGGATAAGGAATCTGTCCTCCCGGCTACCACTGAGCCCAACCATTCCCGTACCTTCTTGGATGCACGAACTGAACAAG ATCTTATCTCTggtttaaagaaagaaaaagaagctgGAAGGTTGCCTCCCAATGTTGCTTCAGGGATGGAAGAGCTTTACTGGAACTACAAAAATGct GTGTTAAGTAGTGGAGCTTCCAGGGCAGATCAGACTGTTATATCCAACATGTCTGTTGCTTTCGATCGCATGCTTCTTGGTGTCGAG CATCCTTATACCTTCAATCCTTATCATAAAGCTGTTAGAGAACCATTTGACTACTACCAGTTTGTTCATACATACATCCGTCCCCTCATTGATTTCAA AAATTCTTACGTTGGgaatgtttctcttttctctgagcTGGAAGACAAGATTCGGCAG GGACACAATATCGTGTTCATATCAAATCATCAAAGTGAAGCTGATCCCGCTGTCATTTCACTCTTACTTGAAGCACAGTGTCCATACATAGGAGAGAACATT AAATGTGTGGCTGGTGATAGAGTCATCACTGATCCTCTATGTAAGCCGTTCAGTATGGGAAG GAATCTCATATGTGTTTACTCGAAAAAGCACATGAACGATGATCCTGAGCTTGTTGATATGAAAAGAAAAGCAAACACACGAAGCTTAAAGGAGATGGCTACACTGCTAAG GTCTGGCTCCCAAGTTATATGGATTGCACCAAGCGGTGGAAGGGACCGCCCGGATCCTTCTACAGGGGAATGGTTTCCT GCACCCTTTGATTCTTCGTCTGTGGACAACATGAGAAGACTGGTTGAACATTCTGGTGCTCCTGGACACATCTATCCAATGTCTTTGCTTTGCTATGGCATCATGCCTCCTCCACCCAAA GTTGAGAAAGAAATTGGAGAGAAAAGATTAGTTGGGTTTCATGGTACCGGACTATCAATAGGTCCTGAGATCAGTTTCTCGGATGTCACGGCAGACTGCAACAACCCTAACGAG GCGAAAGAAGCATACAGCCAAGCTATGTACAAGTCGGTCAATGAACAATACAAGACTCTAAACTCTGCAATCAATCAGGGAAGAGGAATAGGAGCATCAACTTCCACGGTGTCTTTGTCACAGCCCTGGAATTAG
- the LOC108851036 gene encoding dolichyl-diphosphooligosaccharide--protein glycosyltransferase subunit DAD1: protein MVKSTSKDAQDLFRSLHSAYSATPTNLKIIDLYVVFAVFTALIQVAYMALVGSFPFNSFLSGVLSCVGTAVLAVCLRIQVNKENKEFKDLAPERAFADFVLCNLVLHLVIINFLG, encoded by the exons atgGTGAAATCGACAAGTAAGGATGCGCAGGATCTATTCCGTTCTCTTCACTCCGCTTACTCCGCTACTCCCACTAATCTCAAG ATCATCGACTTGTATGTTGTTTTCGCTGTCTTCACTGCTCTGATTCAG GTGGCTTATATGGCTTTGGTGGGATCATTTCCGTTTAATTCATTCCTGTCTGGAGTGCTCTCTTGTGTTGGGACGGCTGTTCTTGCTG TTTGCCTCCGGATTCAAgttaacaaagaaaacaagGAATTCAAG GATTTGGCACCGGAACGAGCATTTGCAGATTTTGTACTCTGCAACTTGGTCCTCCACTTGGTGATCATCAACTTCCTCGGATAG
- the LOC108830015 gene encoding uncharacterized protein At1g32220, chloroplastic, with translation MSSFLNFPAISPRPSAFPGASFRPRFSSPGLFKSCVKCSYAEEATIDIVADVRSERVVVLGGNGFVGSAICKEAISNGIEVVSVSRSGRPSLQDSWLDQVTWVTGDVFYLNWDEVLLGATAVVSTIGGFGNEEQMKRINGEANVIAVNAAKDFGVPKFVLITVHDYNLPPFVLSSGYFTGKRSAEAELLSKYPNSGVVLRPGFIYGKRKVNGFEVPLDLVGEPLDKIYDAAERFIRPLRSLPASDLILAPPVKVDDLALAVINAVKDDDIFGIFTIEQIKEAAAKMRAFSY, from the exons atgTCATCGTTTCTCAATTTTCCGGCCATTTCACCTCGTCCATCTGCTTTTCCCGGCGCTTCATTTCGTCCTCGCTTTTCATCTCCAGG ATTGTTCAAGTCTTGTGTTAAGTGCAGTTATGCTGAAGAAGCTACAATTGACATTGTGGCAGATGTCAGATCTGAAAGG GTTGTAGTCCTTGGAGGCAATGGTTTCGTTGGCTCAGCTATCTGCAAAGAAGCAATCTCCAACGGAATCGAGGTTGTAAGTGTCAGCag GTCTGGTCGTCCTAGCTTGCAAGATTCATGGTTGGATCAGGTTACATGGGTTACTG GTGACGTTTTCTATTTGAACTGGGATGAAGTACTTCTCGGTGCCACTGCTGTAGTTTCGACCATTGGTGGTTTTGGTAATGAAGAACAGATGAAAAGAATCAACGGTGAAGCTAACGTTATCGCTGTGAATGCTGCTAAAGATTTCG GTGTTCCTAAGTTTGTCTTGATCACTGTTCACGACTACAATCTTCCACCATTTGTTCTATCCAGCGGTTACTTCACCGGAAAACGTAGCGCTGAGGCAGAACTCCTCTCCAAATATCCCAACTCCG GAGTTGTGCTGAGACCAGGTTTCATTTACGGGAAACGAAAAGTGAACGGATTCGAGGTCCCGCTTGATCTGGTCGGGGAGCCACTAGACAAGATCTACGATGCTGCAGAGAGGTTCATTAGGCCGTTGAGGTCTCTCCCTGCGTCTGATCTCATCTTGGCTCCACCGGTTAAAGTCGATGATCTAGCACTTGCTGTGATTAACGCCGTTAAAGATGACGACATCTTTGGCATTTTCACTATTGAGCAGATCAAAGAAGCAGCTGCAAAAATGAGAGCCTTTAGCTACTAA
- the LOC130500319 gene encoding uncharacterized protein LOC130500319 has translation MYICLLCFLLLALFVILWISVLISSPVKRTKLSLPPPNLMFVDGSDVKCIAITSCLPYLFKDIAVVGWREGSFIFREKQQFAFKVLSENLTALCRFMATSMQPQSFNGSLEDKLFEAGFKELLISIQNLTKSFQDFHNTALK, from the exons ATGTATATATGCCTCTTGTGTTTTTTGTTATTAGCTCTGTTTGTTATTCTCTGGATATCTGTATTGATCTCATCACCAGTTAAAAGGACAAAGTTATCTCTTCCACCACCAAATCTTATGTTCGTGGATGGATCAGACGTAAAATGTATTGCAATTACAAGTTGTCTTCCGTATTTATTCAA AGATATTGCAGTGGTTGGCTGGCGAGAAGGAAGTTTTATCTTCAGAGAGAAGCAACAATTTGCATTCAAAGTGCTATCCGAGAATTTGACTGCATTATGTCGTTTCATGGCTACAAGCATGCAGCCACAGAGCTTCAACGGCTCGTTAGAGGACAAATTGTTCGAAGCAGGTTTCAAG GAACTTCTTATCTCAATTCAAAACTTGACGAAGTCGTTTCAAGACTTCCACAACACAGCGTTGAAATGA